catagtagaaaataaaatttcaccattaataaaaaaaaaaatttacaaatgaGAAATTTAAAATGGTTTAACATGATTGAGGGATTGTGTAGATTTATTAATTAGTATTAAGAAGGTAACCTTCTATATAATGCTCCCAAACCAATAGGTATATTTTTTCACACTAAATATCCCTAAATACCTTCTTAATTAGTATTAAGAAGGTAACCTTCTATATAATGCTCCCAAACCAATAGGTATATTTTTTCACACTAAATATCCCTAAATACCCACCCAAAATCTTATGTCTCATAGAGATTGGAAATTGGGTTGGATTCAACTGGGCTTAAATCAAATTAATTACACTTATTAGGACAATTTTGATTAGTCACATTGACTAATGAAACATATTTTagtaattttcaaaagattattAAATGAATTGAACTTgagaagattttttattttttatttttagacatAAGAGTTGTAAAAATTaaacatagataaataaatattttagacATCATTTTTACAAGATTTTTTACTCAAGAAATTATATGGAAGACCTTATCCTCCACATGTTCCTGTGTCTGTTTCGTAAATTATGTACTTTAATAAAAATGAGTCTCCTTCTATTCTAATATTAATTAACGACTTAACGTAAGactaatttataattctgtaaattATACACACGTATAcctaaaagaatttattttttaaaatgaccaCGGTTACATCATCCGACTCAACGTTCTCATTAAATTTCATCCAACAAACAGATCTAATCAGCTTGAGAGATTTTAGGATTTAAAACGTAAAAGTATTGAAAATGTCATAGGAAGGCAATTAACAAACTAAGAAATGGTCATACcgcagatttaacttgataaactGCCCTCAAACATAAAACCATCATAGGCACAGGATCCAATTCCTTTCCATCGTGCAGCTTTGTCGAAGCTGCGCTAGCTGTTGCCTTTttctgatattttttttatttgcgcATATTTTCCAGTTCTTTTACCTTGCTTTTTCTTTTATAAGAAAACGTTCTTAATGCTCATACCTAATCAGCAGCAGAATTTCTGATTCTGAATATTCTTTTGTTGTCATtgattcaaattttttattaGATCACTGTTTCTCTCGGGGACTGTAAGAGAAGTATTAGCAGAGAGCCCCCACCGAAGCAACTCTGCATTTGGGAAATTTGAGGTGGGTCTTTTTTTAATATGCTTGGTTGTTTACTTCCACTTTATTGAATCCTTTTCATTTTACCCCTATCTATTTATGaattttccttttctaaaattttaagtttttgtttactTGGATTTGATTTGATAGTTCTTTGAAGTTAATGGGCTCTGAATTTTTTTACTAGTCGCTGAAAAATTATCCCTTGTTTCTCCTTTTCTTGGCCTTTAAGGTGTATGATCATTTGTGTGTGTGAAACTTTTCACTCAATTTGAACTGGGTTCTTTAGATAGTCAAAATACAAATGCATGATTATTCTTCTTTGAAGTTCAATTTCACCAATTTCCATTTTCTTCGAAATTCCACTGATTTATAAACTAATTCTGCTCCAGAATTCCTCAACCTGTTTCCTCGAGGATTCCTGCAACCAATCCATTCAATCAAACATTGTGACTGTGATGACTGACTCAGCTATGGAGGGAGAAGGTATGGCTAGGGGTGCCCATATTCTAGTCATCCCTTACCCAGTACAAGGCCACATCAGTCCAATGCTCCAATTCTCCAAGCGCCTAGCCTCCAAAGGCCTCCAAGTCACACTAGTTACAACCATCGCCATTAGCAAATCAATGCAAATCCTACCCAGCAAGGTTAACATTGAGCTCATTTCGGATGGCTATGACAAAGGTGAGAAGGTAAGCCTCGAAGACCATCTCGAAAGCTTTAAAATCGTAGTTTCGCAAAACTTGGCTAACCTCATAAAGAAGCAAAACACCTCCAAAAACCCAGTTAAGTTTCTTGTATATGATTCCATCATGCCATGGGCTTTAGACATAGCTCAGGAGCTTGGGTTAGGGGGAGCACCATTCTTCACACACTCGAGCGCGGTTGCAGCCATATACTACCATGCAGGTCACGGAACACTGAAGCTTCCTTTGGAAGGGCCTGTAATATCCATGCCTTCAATGCCGATGTTGGAGGTCACTGATTTTCCATCTTTTGTTTCGGATGTGAGCTCGTACCCTAATCTGTTGAAACTTTCCCTGAATCGATTCTCAAACTTTGAGAAAGCGAGGTGGCTATTGTTCAACACTTTTGACCAGTTGGAAGAAGAGGTATGTTTGTTTAGCAAATTTTCCATTgccaatacatgcatgtaggcACAGGAAGCATTAATCAGTGGTCAGAATTTTTGTCATTTAGGCAACATAACCTCACAGAATAAATATGTGTTGATGCTCTCAATATCACTGTCTTGGCTAAGTGAAATTACTTACTTTTGTAGAACcaaaataacaatttttttttaaaggatggaACCGGATAAAGCAAGCTTATGTTTccaacaatttttttattttacactaGAATTTTGGATTGCCATTATATTATTACATACTGCAGTAGCTTCCTCATTCACTTCCAGAATCTAAAACCAGTTGTGTCTCTTTCTTTTGGAGCTCTAGATTTCCACTTTTCTCATCTGCATCCATCAACATCTGCACTTGCATGACTATGATGGTAAATTGGTAACTGTGGTCCTAATGGAACCCTCTCAGAGGTGCCTTTCATGGAGCACTCTTTTATTATTTCCTAGTGGCTTGTATACAAGACACTTTCACTTGGTTAAGAAAATAATTATcatcaaaaaaattttcatttgccAATTATTATATGCAATCATCAGAGAGTACTTTCTTCTTaggaatttttctttttcaaaataagtTCTAGTTTATCATATATTCTCAAGGCCACCCAGATTGAATTTTGGTGGcatgcatttatttatttttactttaattttttaaaccaaAATGCATTACTTTGATTTAAATATAGTTAATACATAGCTAACCTCATATTGTGATTAATTTGTCTTAATAATAGGTGGTGGattcactgtcaaaaattagccCACTATTGACAATTGGACCTACGGTTCCATCTTTTTACTTGGACAATAGAGTCCAAAATGACTCTGACTATGATCTCAGCCTCTTCAACTTAGAACCTGATTCTTGTATCCATTGGCTGCACACGAAACCAAAGAACTCAGTTGTATATGTAGCATTTGGTAGCTTGGCTGCtcttggaaaagaaaaaatggaagAACTAGCATGGGGCTTGAAGAGAAGCAATTTCTACTTTTTGTGGGTAGTTAGAAAATCCGAGGAGGCAAAACTCCCTGAAAACTTCATCGTAGAGACCATTGAAAAGGGGCTCGTTGTGAATTGGAGTCCGCAGTTGAAGGTACTTTCGAGCCCTGCTGTAGGATGCTTCTTCACTCATTGTGGGTGGAATTCAACCATGGAGGCCTTGAGCTTCGGCGTGCCGATGGTGGCGATGCCGCAATGGACAGATCAACCGACAAATGCAAAGTTCATTGCGGATGTTTGGAAGGTAGGGGTTAGGGCTAAGGTTGATAAGGAGAGTGGGATTGTTGGGAGAGAGGAGGTGGAGAGGTGTATAAGGGAGGTTATGGAAGGGGAGAGTGGGGAGGAAATGAAGAGGAATGCTGAGAAATGGAAGGATTTGACTAAAGAAGCTGTTAGTGAAGGTGGGAGTTCTGATAAGCACATCAATGAATTTGTATCCAAAATATTGGGTTCCTAGATCGCTAGTTAGACATTTGAATGTTGATGAATTAATCTGTAATTTGAGTGTCATTCCAATTGGGCATTTGGGCACCTGTGAACGTTTAATATGGAGAAACTATCATAAATGCTTATCTTATTATTGGTCTGCAGGTCGGTTAATGAGTAAGACATCCAGTTTTCTTATTAATTAAAGAgtggcttctctctctctctctctctctctctctctctctctctctctctctctctctctctctctctctctctctcagtttttatgaaattattttatAACAACATTTCATGTTTTTGTCCTTTCTTTACAGCTCCTTTTCTTCCCTACTTTCCTTTGTCATTTATGTTCCTATTCAATTCATACCAAGCGGATCAAGCGGGCATGCATGAGAAGATTCTTACTGAGGGTTTTCAACAAACACTTTGGTTAAAGTCTGGttcaaggaaatgaaatgaaaaaaaaatggaacttctgtatttcttaaataattttgtattgaccaatttacaatatttataatacaattggaagatctaaatatggaaataatctcctaaacaaatctctcttaataatatacaatatatacttcCCTAAATTACTCCAATATATTCGAAGATATttgggatttctacactccccctcaagttggatcatagatgttGATCATATTCAACTTGCAAATGAAATTATCAAAGCTCTGGTGGGCTAGCCCTTTAGTAGAGATgcctgcagtttgttccttggtaggtacataagttaGACAAATGATTtcttcttcaaccttctctttgataaaatgtcgatCCACTTCTACATCCTTAGTCCTATCAttttgaactggattgagagagatccTGATGgttgctttgttgtcacaatagagttagATAGGGAATTTCACCGGGATTTGTAATTCTTTCAAGAGTTTCCATAACCACAGTCTTTCACATATCCTTTGTGCAACTGCCTTGAATTCAACTTCAGCACTgcttcgagccactacattctattttttgctcctccaagttaccaaattttcccatacaaaggtgcaatatttGAGGGTAGACCTTTTATCGTCCGCTGATCCCGCCCAATCACCATTTGTGAAAATTTTTACTtctttgctttcacatttcttgaagaagagtcctttccCCGGAGAACCCTTGAGGTACTTGAGAATCTTTAACACagcatctaggtgagtctttttcgatgaatgcatgtgttgacttaccacaCTTACCACAAATGCAATGTCAGGTTTGGTATGCGATAGgtaaattagtttaccaaccaatctctgatacctctccttttcaactagTATTCCGCAGTCTTTGACCCTCTTTATTGCTTCAATCGTgatttcactaggtttgcatccaagcatgctagTTTCGATTaagagatcaaggatatactttcgttGAGAGACattgatacccttttttgatataacaacttccattcccaagaagtatcGCATTTTTCctaggtctttaacttcaaactcagtagTTAGGACTTTCTTTAATATTCCCATCTCCACTAtatcatctccagttaggattatatcatcaacatacactattagaattgttttcttaccactttcaaactgttggaagaacatagtgtgatctgattgcccttgtcgatatccttgattctttatcactttcgcaaatctgtcgaaccatgctctaggagattgcttgagtctatacaaggacttcttgagtttacatactctgttttcttcaactttcttactgaaacctggtggtatcgtcatgtagacttcttcttctaacttgcaatttagaaatgcattcttaatgtcaagttgctgtagtggccaatctaagttagctGCCAAGGATAGGAGGACCCGAATTGTATTCAATTTTActactggtgcaaatgtctctgtgtagtcaatgtcataggtctatgtaaacccttttgcaatgagtctgactttatatTGTTTAATTGTCCCATTAactttatatttcactgtgaagacccatttacaaccaactggctTTTTCCCTTTAGGCAAAttcataacgtcccaagttcCATTATTTTCCagagcccacatttcctccatgacaacTTCCCTCCATTTAGGAATCTCCAAGGCTTCttggatattctttggaatttttatcctgtcaagATTAGAAGTAAAAGCACGATATTCTGTAGATAGGTTTTTATAAGACATGTAATTTGACtagggatattgagtacatgacctggtttgttttctgactaCAATGGGTAAATTGACGCCATCAGGTACATGTTTATCAAAAGGGAGCTCATGACCATCTATTACCTGATCGGGATTGGGCATGGAATCATGGTTGCTCGGAGCTATCACCagttccaactctcttggtgcctcaggtatgagattctctcTGTTCTTTGTGTTTGgatttcttgagtaaacaagtaattttgtgttgttttgtttttctatgtctccccctgaggttaagtgaTCTTTTGTATATGACAGGTTAAAAAATGATGCAATGGTAGATTCAGGAAATGAAGCCATGGTAGACTCAGTGTATGACACATATTAATCAACAGAGAAATCAaggaaccgatcttcactccatttctcccttTGAAGGGAGGGCTTTGAGAAGTAAGAAGTGGTctcaaagaacgtgacatcaaggctaacaaacaatttttttgtgataGGATCATAatatttgtagcctttctgagtaggagagtaaTCAATAAAAACACACTTAATGGCatgaggttccaatttatcccgattgtgagcatgaacatgaataaatgcagtacatccaaagatttttAGAGAGATAATGGAGTGGAGCCGAGTGCTGGGAAACCATTCCTAGAGtttctggagaggagtggcaaaagaaagaactcgactaggcattcaattaatgagatgtgtagatgttaaaatggcatcgccccaaaaaaaaaatttcatatttgtagtgaacatcaatgcccgagctacttcaagaatatgcttACTTTTACGTTCAACAACCTCATTTTGTTGGGGGGTATCCACAtaggaactttgatgaacaatttcattttcttgaagataatgtttcaagatatcattaaaatattttgtgtcattatcagtacgtaaaatttgaatatgagtttggaattgtgttagaatcatggagtggaaactAGCGAAAATAGAACgaacttcagttttatctttcaacaagtaaacccaacaaatgtgaatatgatcatcaataaaagtaacaaactaTATCATGTGAGTGCAATTAAGAGAGCgtgagggcccccataaatcactgtgaatcatagtaaagggtctggatggtttgtatgtggattttggaaaggaattacaTTAGTGTTTTGCAACTTCACAAATTTCACactgaaattcagaagatgttttatttgaaaaaaatggaAGGAAACAAACGTCTTagacattgaaaatttggatgacccatcctaaattgtcataacaaaatttcactatcatTAGAAATAGATGTAGAATCACAAATAGTtgttttacattgttcactcacattagtctcctcaaagtagtagaatTCCTTATACTCCTTAGCaatgccaatcgtcttccccaatgataggtcctgaaaaacacaatgagagggaagaaatttagcagaacaattggaGTTTTTAGTTAATtggctaatggatagtaagttgcaggataaattaggaacatgaagaacagactctagtgtgatggagtcagAGAGTCAGATATTCC
This genomic stretch from Malania oleifera isolate guangnan ecotype guangnan chromosome 3, ASM2987363v1, whole genome shotgun sequence harbors:
- the LOC131150368 gene encoding UDP-glycosyltransferase 74F2-like codes for the protein MTDSAMEGEGMARGAHILVIPYPVQGHISPMLQFSKRLASKGLQVTLVTTIAISKSMQILPSKVNIELISDGYDKGEKVSLEDHLESFKIVVSQNLANLIKKQNTSKNPVKFLVYDSIMPWALDIAQELGLGGAPFFTHSSAVAAIYYHAGHGTLKLPLEGPVISMPSMPMLEVTDFPSFVSDVSSYPNLLKLSLNRFSNFEKARWLLFNTFDQLEEEVVDSLSKISPLLTIGPTVPSFYLDNRVQNDSDYDLSLFNLEPDSCIHWLHTKPKNSVVYVAFGSLAALGKEKMEELAWGLKRSNFYFLWVVRKSEEAKLPENFIVETIEKGLVVNWSPQLKVLSSPAVGCFFTHCGWNSTMEALSFGVPMVAMPQWTDQPTNAKFIADVWKVGVRAKVDKESGIVGREEVERCIREVMEGESGEEMKRNAEKWKDLTKEAVSEGGSSDKHINEFVSKILGS